The Paraburkholderia megapolitana genomic sequence TCGATCATCCGTTCATCCGCGAATATTTCCTCGGCCTGCGCGGCCGCCGCGCGCTGCAGGCATTGCCGCCCGAGCGCCGTGCGAAGCTGCCGCCGGCCGCGCTCGAGCCGGCGTCGTCCGAGCTACCGCTGTGAACCAGGGAACCTGACCATGGAAAACAAATCGCACGCCTTCTGGGCCGGGCTCTTCACCGTCGCGCTGCTGGTCGCGATCGCCGTGGCGGCGTTTCTGTTCAACGTCGACAGGTCGGTGCGCATTCCGTACGACCTGATCGCGCGGACCAATGTGACCGGGCTCTATACCGATGCCGCCGTGCGGTATCGCGGGCTCGACGTCGGCAAGGTGCAGACCATCAAGTTCGATCGCTCGCATCCGGGGCAGATCGTGATCCGCATCGTGGTCGACAAGAATGCGCCGATCACGCGCTCGACGTTCGGCAGCCTCGGCTTTCAGGGTGTGACGGGTATTGCGTTCATCCAGCTCGACGATACGGGCCACGATCCCGCGCCGTTGCCTTCGACGGTAAAGGACGTGGCGCAGCTGCCGATGCATCCGGGCCTGCTCGACCAGTTGCAGGAGCGCGGCGATGTGCTGCTGCGGGAGCTCGAAAAGGTCGCCGGCGACGTCGACGCAATGCTCTCCGACGACATGCGCAACCAGTTGCTCGCCACGGCCGCGAGCCTGCAGCACGCTGCCGACGGCGTGACGACGCTGAGCCAGCAGATGGGCCCGACGGTCAGCAAGCTGCCCGGCACGCTGACGCAACTCGACAGCACACTCGCCTCGACCAACCAGTTGATCACGAGCCTGAACCGCTCGGACGGCCCGCTCAACAAGGTCGGCACGGCGGCGCAGCAGGCGGGTATCGCGCTGTCGTCGATGGATAGCACGCTGCAGGATCTGTCCGCGCGGGTCAGCTACGAGACGCTGCCGCGCGTGAATTCGCTGTCGCAAGACGTGCGGTCGGCGGCGCGCTCGGTGGATCGCGCCGCCGATGCGTTTAGCAACAACCCGCGCAGTGTGCTGTTCGGCACGGCGCCGTCTGCACCGGGCCCCGGCGAGCCAGGCTTTAGCTGGCCGGCATCGCGCGTGCCTGCGGCGGCGCAATGATTTCAAAGGACTCTGCCATGTCACGCTTGCTTGACCGCTCCTTTTCCGCCGGCGTCGGTGCTGTGTTGTCTGCGCTGCTCGCCGTGAGTCTGCTCGCGGGCTGCAGCACACCGGCTGCAGTCGCCGATTTCCGCTACGACCTCGGCCCGGCCACGCCGTCAATCACCACTGGCACGCTGCCCGCCATCAAGGTGCTCGAGGTCACCGCACCGCAGACACTCGATTCCGACCACCTCGTCTATCGCCTCGGCTATGCCGACGCACAGCGGCTCTCGTCGTATTCGAACAGCCACTGGACGATGGCGCCCGCGCAACTGCTGACCCAGCGTCTACGCGCTGCGCTGTCGTCGCGCGGCACCGTGCTGACCGGCGCGGACGGGGTGCGCGCGCCGGTGCTGAAGATCGATCTCGAGGAGTTCGAGCAGGTCTTCGACGGACAGGCGCAAAGTCACGGCGCGGTCACGGCACGCGCGACGCTGATCCAGAACGGCAAGGTGATCGGGCAGCACACGTTCGTCGCTCGCGCGCCCGCTAGCTCACCAGATGCCGCCGGCGGTGCCGCCGCGCTCGCCGCAGCGAGCAACGATCTGATCGCGCAGATTGCCGCATGGCTCGGCGTGCAGCCGCTGGTGGCCGCGCAATGAGCGAGCGGCGATGAGCGGCGCGTCGTGAGCGGCGCGCCGCGCGGACCCTGGAGCGCAGCATGAGCGACAAGCCGTGGCAGCGCCGCCCGTCTGCGCTCGCGCGGCAGGCGCTGGGGCTGTATGCGGCGCTGATTGTCTACGGGTCGTGGTATCCGTTTTCCGGCTGGCGCTCGCTCGGCCTCGGTCCGTTCGACTATCTGAACGATCCGCTTCCCCGCTATCTGACCGCCTTCGACGTCGTGACGAACGTGCTCGGCTACATGCCGTTCGGTGCGCTCGTCGTGCTCGCGATCTATCCGCGCCGACGTGGCGCATCGGCCATCGCGCTCGGGTTTGCGCTGGGCGCGTTGCTATCGAGCGTGATGGAGGCAGTGCAGACCTATCTGCCGACACGTGTCGCATCGAACCTCGATCTCACGGCGAATGCGCTTGGCGCGTTGCTCGGTGCCGCGCTGATGGCGCCCGCGACCGGCGCGCTGCTCGATCGCGGCGCATTGCGCCGGTTGCGCTTTCTGTGGCTCGAGCGCGATGCGGCGGCGCTGGTCGCGCTTACCGGGTTATGGCCGTTCGCCACGATGTTTCCCGCGCCGTTGCTGTTCGGCATTGGCGACTGGCCGCGCGTGTTGTGGCTGAACTTCGATGCGACGATGCAGGACGCGCTGCTCGCCTGGACGCCGGCTTCGTGGCACGTCGCCGCATGGCCCGGATTGCTCGCCACGTGGATGCCGGACGACGTGTGGGAAGCCGTCGTCACCGCGTTGAACCTGTTTGCGGCGGCAGCGCTCGCATCGCTGCCGATCCGGCCGCGCGCACCGCGCGTGCGCCTGATGCTCGGCCTGATTGCGCTGACGCTGTTCGTGAAGGCCGGCGCGACGTTCCTGCAATCGCAGTCCGGTCTCGCCTTCGACTGGGCAACGCCCGGCGCGCTGGCAGGGCTGGTGGCCGGTACCGTGGCGGCGCTGCTGGCGCTCGTTCTGCCGCCTACGTTGCGGGCGACGCTCGCCGCATGCGCGCTGGTCCTCGCGCTGGTGTGCGTGAATCTCCTGCCGGTGAATCCGTACTTCGATGTCGTGCTTGCCGACTGGCGCCAGGGCCGCTATCTGCACTTCAATGGACTCGCACGCTGGCTCGCGTGGACGTGGCCGTATGCGATGCTCGTGTGGCTCGCGTTTTCGGCGGAACGGGCGTGGCTCACACGGCGGCGTGCCGGCCGCTGAGCAACCGTAGGGATCCACCGCCGCGCCGGGTCGCGGGGCGATCGGCACCTCCCGGCTGCGAGCGTCCACCGCGCTCGTTATAATCGACCGCACAACAAGCCGTGCGCAGCGCGCGTGCAACGTATCGCATCGTCGCGCCGCAGCGGTCCCCACATTTGCGCGTAACTTCCGGCCCATCATGGACTCGTTCTTCAAGCACCACGTCTTCTTCTGTCTGAATCAGCGCGATCCCGGCGCAGAACGCCCGAGCTGCGCGAACTGCAACTCGCAGGCGATGCAGGAGTACGCGAAAAAACGCGTCAAGCAACTGGGCCTCGCGGGTCCGGGGCAGGTGCGAATCAACAAGTCCGGCTGCCTCGACCGCTGCGAGGAAGGTCCGACCATCGTCGTGTATCCGGAAGGCATCTGGTACACGTACGTCGACGAGGCCGACATCGATGAGATCGTCGATTCGCATCTCGCGAACGGCAAGATCGTCGAACGGCTGTTGATCGACCGGTAAGCCACACGATGAACGTTCACACGCAGAATTTCCTGATCGACGGTCCGGTCGGCAAGATCGAGGTCGCGCTCGATCTGCCCGACGCCGTGCGCGAAGCCGGCGCCGCACCGCGCGGCATCGCGCTGGTGGCGCATCCGCATCCGCTCTTCGGCGGCACGATGGACAACAAGGTCGCGCAGACGCTTGCACGTACGCTGGTGCAGCTCGACTACGTCACGTACCGCTCGAATTTTCGCGGTGTCGGGCAAACGCAAGGCGAGCACGACAACGGCCACGGCGAGCGCGACGACCTGCTCGCGGTGCTCGATCACATGCGCGCGCAACCGGGTTACGCCGATCTGCCGCTCGTACTCGCGGGTTTTTCATTCGGCACGTTCGTGCTGTCGCATGTCGTGCAGCAACTGCGCGAGGCCGGCAAGGAGATCGAAAGAGTGGTGTTTGTCGGCACGGCGGCGAGTCGCTGGGAAGTCGCGCGAGTGCCGGAAAATACGCTCGTGATTCACGGCGAAACCGACGATACGGTGCCGATTCAATCGGTGTACGACTGGGCGCGGCCGCAGGAACTGCCGGTCGTCGTGATTCCGGGTGCCGAGCATTTTCTGCATCGCAAGCTGCATATTCTGAAGCGCATCATCGTCGACGCGTGGCACTGATTGCACTGGCGGGATGAACCCGTTTCTCGCATGATGTACGCTGTTTTCTCGCGGTTTTCCCTGATCGACCCGAATCGGTCGATACGGCGGCGCGTATAATGAGCGCTCTTTTTTGGGCGCAGCGCCGCCCATCCGGTAGTGCGCGGGCCCGATAGAGCACGTGCAGCGCCGGATGCCCGGCATCTGCGCGAACCGATCGCGTGGCCGCAAGTCCAATGGGCGCCGCACAGTTTTTGCGGCGCTGCGCTTGCCGACCGGCTCTACCCAACCATGCACTGCGCGTGTGCCCTTGTGTGCACGAAGCTCACCCTGCCCGAATCGATCCTATGCGTTTTTCCACTCCCGGCTCTTCGTCACTGTCCTCCCTCGTTCCGTCTTCCCTCAGCCGTGCCGTCACGCTTGGCGTGCTGCTGCCCGCTACGCTGGTCGCGAGCACGGCCTTCGCGCAGGTGCCGCCGCCGGCGGTGAACGCGCGTTCGTGGGTACTCGTCGATGCCACCAGCAACCAGGTGCTGGCATCGGGCAACCCCGACGAGCGCGTCGAACCCGCGTCGCTGACCAAGCTGATGACGGCCTACCTTGTCTTCGAAGCACTGCAGACGAAGAAGATTTCGATGGATCAGACGGTGATGCCGAGCGAAGCGGTGCGCCGCGTGCGCAACGACGAATCGCGGATGTTCATCGAAGCGAACAAGCCGGTCACGGTGCACGATCTCGTCTACGGGATGATCATCCAGTCGGGTAACGACGCGGCGATCGCGCTCGCCGAACTGGTCGGCGGCAGCGAATCGCAGTTCGTCAACATGATGAACACGGAGGCGCAGCGCCTCGGCATGGCGCATACGCATTTCGCGGATGTGAACGGCATGCCCGACGCGCAGCACTACACGACAGCCGGCGATCTCGCGCTGCTGTCCACGCGCCTCATTCGCGATTTCCCCGACTACTACAGCATCTTCTCGGTGAAGGAATTCACCTATAACAAGATCAAGCAGCCGAACCGCAATCGTCTGCTGTGGATCGATCCGACTGTCGACGGCCTGAAGACCGGTCACACGCAAGCCGCCGGCTACTGCCTGATCGCGACCGCGAAGCGTTCGCTGCCGGGCACGCCCGATGCATCGCGCCGTCTCGTCACCGTGATGATGGGCGAGGTGAAGGAACACGACCGCGTGCAGGACAGCCTGAAGATGCTGAACTACGGCTATAGCGCGTACGACACGGTGCGGCTGTACAAGGCCGGCCAGACGATCGAAACGGCGCGTATCTACAAGGGTGCGCAGGACACGGTGAAGGTTGGTGTGAAGAGCGACCAGTTCCTCACGCTGCCGAAGGGCGCCGCCGACAAGGCGAAGCCGCAGGTCACGCTGAATTCGCCGCTGATCGCGCCGCTCACGGACGGCCAGCAGGTCGGCAACGTGCAGCTCGTCGCCAACGGCAAGACGCTTGCGCAATTCCCGGTCGTCGCGCTCGAAGCAGTGCCGCAGGCGGGTGTAGCGGGTCGCGTGTGGGATTCGCTGATGCTGATGTTCAACAAGAAGAAGTAAGACCCGCGGCGTCCCGGGTTGCGCCGCGCGCGTCGTCGGGTTACGCCGTGCGCGGTGTTTCAAGGAGTCAAGGATGAGCCCTGTGAACGAAGAATCACTCATTGAGTATCCGTGCGATTTCCCGATCAAGGTGATGGGCAAGTCGCATCCCGAGTTCGCCGAGACGATCGTGACGGTGATCCGTCAGTTCGATAACAGTGTCGACGCTGAGCGCATCGAGGTGCGGCCGTCGAGCGGCGGTAACTACACCGGTTTGACGGTGACGGTGCGGGCGGTGAATCGCGAACAGCTCGACGACATTTACCGCGCGCTGACCGGACACCCGATGGTCAAGGTCGTGCTCTGAGCGGAACAGCCGTTCAGGGCTCGACCTGCAGCGACGGCCGGGCGGCTTTTTCCGCTTTGCCGGTCTTTCCGCCCTTCACCGCTTTCTGCGGACCTTCCTGACAGGCGCGCTCGAAGAGTTGCCGGAACCGTCTGACTTCCTCGAATACCCAGTTGCGGAACGCCATCACGCGTGCTGTCTGCAGCATCTGCGGCTGGCAGAGGAAATAGTATTGCCACGGGCTCGGCCCGTCGATGTCGAAGAGCCGTACCAGCCGGCCAGCGGCAACCTCGGGCATAGCCAGCGAGCGCCGCGTGAGCGCAGTGCCCTGACCTTCGATCGCAGCCTGCAGCAGGTTCGACGAATCCTCATACAGCACCCCGCGCTTGGGCTCCGGCCAGTCGTTCAAACCCGCCGCGTCGAACCACGGGCGCCACAACTCGTCGTCTGAGCGCAGCAGCGGAAATTTCGCGAGATCCGTCGGGACTTTCGGCAGCTTGCCGCCGTTGAAGGTCGGCGAGCACGCGGGAAAGAACACCTCCTCCAGCAGCAATTCAGCGTGTAACCCCGGATATTTGCCGTAGCCGAAGCGGATTGCCACGTCGATGTCGTCGCGCGTGAAATCGGCGAGCGCGTTGGTGGACAGCAACTCCAGGTCCCACTGCGGATTGGCTTCGATAAAGCTGCCGAGGCGCGGCGTTACCCAGCGCGCGGCAAACGACGTCAGCATCGATACCACCAGCCGCCGCTCGCGGTCGCCGCCGCGGATGGCCTGCGTCGCGTCGACAAGGGCCGTCAGCGCGGCGCGCACCTGGGTCGCGTAGCGTCGCCCGACATCGGTGAGCTGGACGCGCTTGCCGTCGCGGGAAAACAGCGCAATGCCGAGCTCCGCTTCGAGCGCGCGGATCTGATGGCTGACGGCGCCGTGGGTGACGAAGAGCTCGTCGGCGGCGCGCGAGAAGCTCTCGTGCCGGGCGGCGGCCTCGAATGCCTTGATGGCGTTCAGCGCGGGGAGCTGTCGTAGGTCCATGGTGGTCGGTCCATCGCAATCTGGCTCACATAGCCGTGAGAATTGATCGTTATGCGCAATCCCTTGTTACGCCTAGGATTGTAGTCAGTCAACGAGCCTTTGCGGAGTCTGTCATGCGAGAAATTTCCTCTAGTATCGTGTTCGAAATCAAGTCCGGCGAAACCGTACCGATGCGGGTCACGCGCAGCACGCGGCTGGCGATTAGCGGCGGCCCTGTCTGGGTGACGCGCAGCGACGACACCCGGGACTACTGGCTCCAGCCGGGCCATACGTTGCGGCTGCGCAGCGGCGAGCGGCTGTGGCTCAGCGCCGAGAGCGACCTGGCTGCGAACGTCGCCTTTTCGGTACCCGGTCGCTGCGACCAGCGCGTACGCGGCTGGCTGGGGCGGATCGTCGAGCGGCTGACGATGCATCTGCAGCGGGACGGCTGGCGCACGGTTTGAGCCGGTCTGAACCGACTTGAACCGGCCCGGACGTTCCGTAGCGATATGGCGTGCCTCCGGCGAGGTGCCACGGTTTTCGGTAAACTGCCGAAACTATGTGCGCTTCGCCGGTTTTGCCTTCCTCCCCCTCTCCCAGCCCGATTGCCCCTGACGCCGCCAGCGCGAACGTCCAGACGGCGCTTGCCGTTCCGGCTCCGGTGCTGCGCTGGCGCGGCGTGGAAGCCTACGAAACCAGCTTCGCGGCCATGCGCGCGTTCACCGACGAGCGTACCGCCGACACCCCCGACGAAATCTGGCTCGTCGAACATCTCCCGGTTTTCACGCTCGGCCAGGCCGGCGACCCCGCCCACCTGCTCGCCGCCGACAGCGACATTCCGCTCGTCAAGGTGGATCGGGGCGGGCAGATCACGTATCACGGGCCGGGGCAGGTTGTCGCATACCTGCTGCTGGACCTGCGACGGCGCAAGCTGATGGTGCGCGAACTGGTCACACGGATCGAGCAGGCCGTGATCGATACCCTCGCGGCGTATAATCTCGCCGGAGAACGCAAGGCGGGCGCGCCCGGCATTTATGTGGCGCCCGGCCCGCACGCAGGGCCGCATGGCGGCGCGAAAATCGGCGCCCTCGGGCTGAAGATCCGCAACGGCTGCAGCTATCACGGCGTCAGCCTGAATGTCGCGATGGATCTGCAGCCGTTTCTGGCTATCAATCCCTGTGGTTACGCCGGGCTCGAAACAGTCGATATGGCGACGCTCGGCGTCGCTGCCGGCTGGAACGACGTAGCCGGCACCCTTGCAGCCCGCCTTACCGCAAACCTCGACGGCAGCACCGCAGCCGCCCAACCGCAGGCCGGTGCCGTCACCGCCTGACTGGATCGAACGAATGACTGACGCTACCGCGAACCTCGCCGGCGCTACTGCCGCCCCACCGACGCTCCCGCTGTCTACGACGCCACGGCGAAACAGAAGGCACAGGCCAAGACCGCGCGCATCCCGATCAAGATCATCCCGATCGAAAAGCTGAAAAAGCCGGAATGGATTCGCGTGAAGGCCGCGACCGGTAGCTCGCGCTTCTCCGAAATCAAGCAGATCCTGCGCGAGCACAACCTGCACACGGTGTGCGAGGAAGCAAGCTGCCCGAATATCGGCGAATGCTTCGGCAAGGGCACGGCGACGTTCATGATCATGGGCGACAAGTGCACGCGCCGCTGCCCGTTCTGCGACGTCGGCCACGGCCGCCCCGATCCTCTCGATACCGACGAGCCCGTCAATCTCGCCCGCACGATCGCGGCGCTGAAACTGAAGTACGTGGTGATTACGAGCGTCGATCGCGACGATCTGCGCGATGGCGGTGCGGGTCACTTTGTGGAATGTATTCGCCAGGTGCGCGAGCAGTCGCCGGCAACGCGCATCGAGATTCTCACGCCCGATTTCCGCGGCCGTCTGGACCGCGCGCTGGGAATTCTCAACGCCGCGCCGCCCGATGTGATGAACCACAACCTCGAAACGGTGCCACGTCTCTACAAGGAAGCGCGCCCGGGTTCCGACTACGCGCATTCGCTGAAGCTGCTGAAGGACTTCAAGGCGCTGCATCCCGATGTCGCGACGAAGTCCGGCCTGATGGTCGGCCTTGGCGAAACCGAAGAGGAAATTCTTCAGGTGATGCGCGATCTACGCGCGCACGACGTCGATATGCTGACGATCGGCCAGTATCTGCAACCGTCCGAACACCATCTGCCGGTGCGTGCTTACGTGCATCCGGATACGTTCAAGATGTACGAGGAAGAGGCGTACAAGATGGGCTTCACGCATGCTGCGGTCGGTGCGATGGTGCGCTCGAGCTATCACGCCGATTTGCAGGCACATGGGGCGGGTGTCGTAGATCTGCACAAGTAAGTGAAGATTACCGGCAGCGAGATGGGTTGATTCGCTGCCGGGGGCCAACCCCGGCCATCTGCACTTTACGGATTGCTCCCGATGGGCGCGATATCCCGCTACTCCGGAAACGCTCCAGGCATAGTGCCGAGGGGGTGCGCCTCGGTTTGCTGATTCTCCAGGTCCCCCGCAGCGGGGACTTGTCTGCGACGGAGGTTGGCCATCCGTTCGCCCAGATTATTCATTGCGCCGGTCACCATCGGTCTCACCTCGGTCACAAAAGCGCTGGTCTTTTCTATCGCCTGCTCGCCGCCCCTGACGACGGCGTTGCCCGCGCTCACGAGTTTCTTGCCCGTGTAATCGGCGCCTTCCACCACCTTCTTCGCGGCTATATCGGAGCCATCGCCCACTACTTCTGCGCTCTTCAGTACCGACGTCGATACACCTCTGCGTGCGAGATCGCTCACCGCGTTCAATCCGCCGCGAATGGCACCCACGGCCGATTCGGTGCCCTCCGCGAGCGTGGTCCACGACCCGAACACAAGCGCTGACGTTCCAAGGTGTACTGCTTGCTCGGCGAACTCGGCGACCCCTTCGCTCGCGCCCTGACTCCGCGCAAGCGCACCCGTGGCCGTGGTCGCCAGGCTGACGAAACCGAGGCCGAGTCCGAGCGCACCGACGTTAGTCGCGACACTGGTCGCCGTCGTGTACGTATGCGGTGCGGCGATGATCGCTGCGGGAATCCTGGTCAGAGCGTCCGCGACGCGGCCGGCACCGTTCGCGGCCTCGCCCTTCCACGTCGCGGCCTTGAGCGCGGTGTACTGTTCTCGCCAGTCGTCTCGCGCCAGCAGGTATTCCGGGCCGATGAGATGGTCCCTCTTTGCGACGTAGCGGTCGCCCGCACTGGTGGCCGCGCCGGCGGCCATCGAGCCGAGAGCGGCTATCCCCGACGTAACCGTTGCCGCGGCCCCGGGGAAGCCCGCAGCGGCGATCCCCGGAACGACGGCGAGTTCCACGGCGTTGCGTGCCGTGAATGACTGGATCGTGCCAGCTTTGCGGATCATCTTTCCCAGCATGCTGGGCGTTGCCGCGTCCAGCGCGTTCTGCATGACCGGGTCGAGCCTGTCCCGATCGGGCGCCAACCAGTCAATGCCACCCCGCGCTTCCATTGCGGGATTGAGCGCCTCTCCGCTGACATGGTCCATGGCGCCCGAAAAGAGACCCGCGGCGACACCACCCTTGAAAGAGTCGGGCGCGTTCTTGACGCCCGGCAGCACGTTGAGGCCCGACACGATCGTATTGCCGATCTCGGGTTTCGTATCGAGCAGGCGCGACGCCGTGCCGAACGCGGCTGAGCCTATGGCACCCTTTGCGACTGCGCTCGTCGTGCCAAACGAGTCTCCCTTCGAGAATGTCTTTTGGATCGTTGCGTCTGACTCGCCCATTTCCAGAAGTCCAGCCACGCGGTTCTCGATTAAAGCATTGAGATCCGCACGGTTCGATTCATCGCCGCCCGCTTCGCCGCCCTTATAGTGCGGCTCGAAATAGCGGGTGAGCTGGTCGCGAATGCCCTGTTCGCGGGCAGTGCGCTGCTCTTCGCTCTCCACGGCGGGCGCCGCGGTGGTCTCCGCGATGGTCTCCGCGGCAGGCGTTGTTGTCGCCGTGACAACTGCCGGCAAGGATGCGCGGCGGCGTCGATCGCCGGGCGGTAGCCTGTTCTCCATAGGTCGCGGCGCGCCCTCGATCAATGCGCGCTGTGTCTGCTGCTGGTTCTGCGTCGTTAGCGGAGCCGTTCCCGTCGATTCGTTTCCCCGATGCAGATTGAGATCGGGCAGGCTCGAGGATCGTTCTGTTCTCATAGTACGAGCGAGTGGCGTTTAGGGATGGATCACGTTACTTCGCGTGGTGAGTGTATTTCGCGTGCAAACCGAAGTAATCGCGCGTCACGCGAACCAGTGGGCTACGCGACGACTTCGCGTGTTTCTACGATCACGCCGACATCCATGGCTCGTCGCGCTCTCGGGACATGCAACCCGCATCGCATCGTCTGCCGCATAGGGCCATTCATACGCCGCCGCCCTCGCGACCATCCACCCCAACGCGAAAAGCAATGCTCGAACGCCGTCATTAGCAATCGCGGATTAATTAGAACCGCGCGTCGGCAAACTCCCTATAGTCGGAAGCCTTTTAGACATCCTGATCCAACGGGGCTTCCAGATGAACCGATTCCTTCGTCCGCTCGCGGCTGCACTGGCGTCTTTAGCGCTGTCGGCGTCGCTCGCCAACACCGCGCACGCCGACACGCGCGAGGTCGTCATTGCCTATCAGGACATGGTCGTGCCGTGGCGCTATGCGCAGGCCACCGGCGCCGTCGAGAAAGCCACCGGCTACAAGGTCACCTACCGCAAGCTGGGCAGCGGCGCCGATGTGATCCGCGCGCTCGCGTCGGGCTCGGTACAACTCGGCGAAGCAGGTTCGAGCCCGATCGCGGCCGGCTTGTCGCAGGGCGTCGACATCTCGCTGTTCTGGATTCTCGACAACATCAACGATGCCGAGGCGCTCGTCGCGCGCGATGGTTCGGGGGTATCGAGCATCGCGGGGCTCAAGGGCAAGAAGATCGGTGTGCCGTTCGTGTCCACTTCGCATTTCCATACGCTCGTCGCGCTGCAGAATGCCGGCGTCAATCCCTCGGACGTGAAGATCGTCAACCTGCGTCCGCCTGAAGTCGCGGCGGCATGGGCGCGCGGCGACATCGACGCGACCTACATCTGGGATCCGGTGCTCGCCAAGGTGAAGCAGAACGGCAAGGTGCTGATCACGTCGGGGCAGGTCGCTCGCGAGACGGGCAAGGCAACCTTCGATGGCTTTGTCGTCGATCGGCGCTTCGCTCGCGATAACGCGGACTTCGTCGCGCGCTTCGTGAAGGTGCTCGCCTCGACCGATGCGGACTATCGTGCGCACAGTGCTGCGTGGAATGCCGCATCGCCGCAGGTAGTCGCGGTCGCGAAGGAGTCCGGCGCCAACGCGCAGGACGTGCCCGCGAGCCTCGCGCTCTACGCGTTTCCGACGCCGGCCGAGCAGGCATCGAACGTATGGCTCGGTGGCGGCGCGCAGTCGGGCGCGGCGAAATCGCTGGCGGCAACCGCGACTTTCCTGAAAGCGCAGGGCACGATTCAGAACGTGCTGCCCGACTATTCGGTGGGCGTCGATCCGCAGTTCGTGCAACATGCGACGCCTTGAGCCGGGCATGACATGAGCGGACTCGAAATCCGGCATCTATCGGTGGCTTATCCCGGTGCGCGCGGCACACCGCCGACCGTCGCGCTCCAGGACGTCGACCTGCATATCGAACCCGGCGAATTCGTCGTGGCGCTCGGCGCGTCGGGCTGCGGCAAGACGACGTTGCTCAACTGCATCGCCGGTTTCATTGCGCCCGGTGAAGGCGAGATTCTGCTGAACGGCGAACCGGTCGAAGGACCTGGCGCCGATCGCGGTGTCGTGTTCCAGAAGTACGCGTTGATGCCGTGGCTCGACGTGCTCGATAACGTCGCGCTCGGGCTGCGCTTTCAGCGGGTGCCGAAGGCCGAGCGCGAGCGTATTGCGCGTCGGGTACTCGCACTTGTCGGGCTCGAGCGGTATGCGCATTCGCGTGTGTATGCGCTCTCGGGTGGCATGCAGCAGCGGGTGGGTATTGCGCGTGCGCTTGCGAGCGATCCGCAGGTGCTGTTGATGGACGAACCGATGGGCGCGCTTGACGCAATGACACGCGAGTCGATGCAGGAGCTCGTACTCGACGTGTGGGATCGAACCGGCAAGACGGTGTTTTTCATCACACACAGTGTCGAAGAAGCGCTGTTTCTCGCGACGCGTCTCGTCGTGATGACGCCCGGCCCGGGTCGCATTGCGCAGACGTGGACATTGCCGTTCGCGCGGCGCTTCGTCGAAACGCGCGATGCGCGCGCGGTGAAGTCCGCGCCGGATTTCATCGAATGGCGTGAACGACTGGTTCGCCATTTACACAAACGTGCGCCGCAGGAGAGTGTGTCATGACGGCATCGCGCGATTCACTCAACCAGCCCGCGCTGGAACCCGCTGTCTACGTCAACACGTCGCATGCATCGCGACATACTCGCACTGCTACGCCCACCACACGTGCAAGGCGTTCCGCACGCGCATGGCGCATGCCCGGCGAAGGACCGACTGCCGCGTTGAGCGCGGCCTCGGTGGCGACGCTGGCCGCGCTGTGGTGGCTCGCCACGCATCTGCACTGGTTGCCGCCGCTGTTTTTGCCTACACCCGAAGCAGTATGGGCCGCGTTTATCGATGCGTGGCACGGCCGCATTCAAGGCGGTCTGCCGTTATCGGAGCATCTGGCGTGGAGCGCGCTGCGCGTGTTCGGCGCGTTCGCGCTGGCCGCGGCAACCGCGGTACCGGTCGGCATCCTGATGGGCGTGAGCCGGATCGCGCGCGGGCTGCTCGATCCGCCGCTTGAGTTCTACCGGCCGCTGCCGCCGCTCGCCTACCTGCCGCTCGTCGTCATCTGGTTCGGTATCGACGAGACCGCGAAGATCGTCGTCATCTATCTGGCCTGCTTTGCGCCGATCGCGATGGCCG encodes the following:
- a CDS encoding MlaD family protein — translated: MENKSHAFWAGLFTVALLVAIAVAAFLFNVDRSVRIPYDLIARTNVTGLYTDAAVRYRGLDVGKVQTIKFDRSHPGQIVIRIVVDKNAPITRSTFGSLGFQGVTGIAFIQLDDTGHDPAPLPSTVKDVAQLPMHPGLLDQLQERGDVLLRELEKVAGDVDAMLSDDMRNQLLATAASLQHAADGVTTLSQQMGPTVSKLPGTLTQLDSTLASTNQLITSLNRSDGPLNKVGTAAQQAGIALSSMDSTLQDLSARVSYETLPRVNSLSQDVRSAARSVDRAADAFSNNPRSVLFGTAPSAPGPGEPGFSWPASRVPAAAQ
- a CDS encoding ABC-type transport auxiliary lipoprotein family protein — encoded protein: MSRLLDRSFSAGVGAVLSALLAVSLLAGCSTPAAVADFRYDLGPATPSITTGTLPAIKVLEVTAPQTLDSDHLVYRLGYADAQRLSSYSNSHWTMAPAQLLTQRLRAALSSRGTVLTGADGVRAPVLKIDLEEFEQVFDGQAQSHGAVTARATLIQNGKVIGQHTFVARAPASSPDAAGGAAALAAASNDLIAQIAAWLGVQPLVAAQ
- a CDS encoding VanZ family protein, whose product is MSDKPWQRRPSALARQALGLYAALIVYGSWYPFSGWRSLGLGPFDYLNDPLPRYLTAFDVVTNVLGYMPFGALVVLAIYPRRRGASAIALGFALGALLSSVMEAVQTYLPTRVASNLDLTANALGALLGAALMAPATGALLDRGALRRLRFLWLERDAAALVALTGLWPFATMFPAPLLFGIGDWPRVLWLNFDATMQDALLAWTPASWHVAAWPGLLATWMPDDVWEAVVTALNLFAAAALASLPIRPRAPRVRLMLGLIALTLFVKAGATFLQSQSGLAFDWATPGALAGLVAGTVAALLALVLPPTLRATLAACALVLALVCVNLLPVNPYFDVVLADWRQGRYLHFNGLARWLAWTWPYAMLVWLAFSAERAWLTRRRAGR
- a CDS encoding (2Fe-2S) ferredoxin domain-containing protein; the protein is MDSFFKHHVFFCLNQRDPGAERPSCANCNSQAMQEYAKKRVKQLGLAGPGQVRINKSGCLDRCEEGPTIVVYPEGIWYTYVDEADIDEIVDSHLANGKIVERLLIDR
- a CDS encoding alpha/beta hydrolase, which produces MNVHTQNFLIDGPVGKIEVALDLPDAVREAGAAPRGIALVAHPHPLFGGTMDNKVAQTLARTLVQLDYVTYRSNFRGVGQTQGEHDNGHGERDDLLAVLDHMRAQPGYADLPLVLAGFSFGTFVLSHVVQQLREAGKEIERVVFVGTAASRWEVARVPENTLVIHGETDDTVPIQSVYDWARPQELPVVVIPGAEHFLHRKLHILKRIIVDAWH
- a CDS encoding D-alanyl-D-alanine carboxypeptidase family protein, whose protein sequence is MRFSTPGSSSLSSLVPSSLSRAVTLGVLLPATLVASTAFAQVPPPAVNARSWVLVDATSNQVLASGNPDERVEPASLTKLMTAYLVFEALQTKKISMDQTVMPSEAVRRVRNDESRMFIEANKPVTVHDLVYGMIIQSGNDAAIALAELVGGSESQFVNMMNTEAQRLGMAHTHFADVNGMPDAQHYTTAGDLALLSTRLIRDFPDYYSIFSVKEFTYNKIKQPNRNRLLWIDPTVDGLKTGHTQAAGYCLIATAKRSLPGTPDASRRLVTVMMGEVKEHDRVQDSLKMLNYGYSAYDTVRLYKAGQTIETARIYKGAQDTVKVGVKSDQFLTLPKGAADKAKPQVTLNSPLIAPLTDGQQVGNVQLVANGKTLAQFPVVALEAVPQAGVAGRVWDSLMLMFNKKK
- a CDS encoding DUF493 family protein; protein product: MSPVNEESLIEYPCDFPIKVMGKSHPEFAETIVTVIRQFDNSVDAERIEVRPSSGGNYTGLTVTVRAVNREQLDDIYRALTGHPMVKVVL